AGTATCGATCTGTTTTACAAAGGAAAAAATCAAGGCTTAAAAGATTTGAGCGAATgtggaaagtgtataaggactcTTCGCTTTCAGTTAGTGCAGTAGAAAGATAACAGCAAATACTTTCGAATAATTTCAGTGTATTCTGTGCATTTGCATAGCAGCAAGTTTCTACTTGATTCAGATGCAGAGTTAAAAATGCAACCGTTTAACCTATGCCTGTGGCTAATTTCTTTTTCGATCCGCAGTAGAGACAGATGACGAATGTGAGGGAGGAATCAGAATTAATTAGAAACCAATTTGAAAAtactaaaatttattaaaattttcattctgAATTCTGATGCATAAGTTCCCACTTCAATCGTTTGTTCAAAGCTTTGATGTCCTCCACCAATGCTCTTCCGCGGCAGCTTACTTCAGCTCACACATCTTCAAGCTCTCTTCCCACAATCTCTCGCCTATTTCTTCCTGGAAATTGTGCTTTGATTTGGTCATCTCTAAATTGTTGATTAAGTAACCCGTGAATGGATTCTTTTTTTCGTCCTTCTTATTATCAGTAGCCGCGTGAATTATATTTTGGGCACCTTGTTCCGCTGAGCGCATTATAAAGAAAATCACTGGTGACATGGCGGCAAGCTGATACCATTTGAAAGTGTGATTTGTGACCAAATCTGTGTAGCAGAAACCAGGGCAAAGTATGTGCACATCAAAACCCTTTTTATACAATTCGCGAGCAAAGTAGAAGTTCATTAGCTTCGAATCGGAATACAAAGGGTTCACGTATTTACTTTGGCGGCTATCATCGCACTTTCCGAGTTTTTCGAAATCAATGACGCCTTCCTGATGGAGAAGGGACGAGACGACAACAATGCGACTGTTGTTCTGCCTAATGTTGTCTTCGAGCAGTTTGAATAATAGGAAGTGTCCCAAATGGTTGACACCGAAGTGAACTTCGTAATTTTCTTTGGTGAATTGCTTCGACTTAACACTAACTCCCGCGTTGTTGATAAGGCAATCAAATTGCGGGAAATGCGTTTTTATTTGTGATGCACATTCGCGAATCGATGCGAAGGATCCTAAATCCAATTGCAAGGCAACCTGGAACAGGATCAATCATTGAATGGGACAATTCAAGGAACGTTTCCGATTTGCAATTACTCACCAAACGTCCCTCGCTTGTTTCGGCCTGGATCTTCTCGATGGCTTGATTTGCTCGGTCCATACTCCTGCAGCAAATGACAACGGTAGCACCCC
The window above is part of the Hermetia illucens chromosome 3, iHerIll2.2.curated.20191125, whole genome shotgun sequence genome. Proteins encoded here:
- the LOC119651089 gene encoding retinol dehydrogenase 13-like — encoded protein: MVLEYLLTPAGVAGIVGALYLIRKYREYTWGWVRNKYSLKDKIYIITGANSGLGFQTARALAKRGATVVICCRSMDRANQAIEKIQAETSEGRLVALQLDLGSFASIRECASQIKTHFPQFDCLINNAGVSVKSKQFTKENYEVHFGVNHLGHFLLFKLLEDNIRQNNSRIVVVSSLLHQEGVIDFEKLGKCDDSRQSKYVNPLYSDSKLMNFYFARELYKKGFDVHILCPGFCYTDLVTNHTFKWYQLAAMSPVIFFIMRSAEQGAQNIIHAATDNKKDEKKNPFTGYLINNLEMTKSKHNFQEEIGERLWEESLKMCELK